A genomic region of Gemmata massiliana contains the following coding sequences:
- a CDS encoding IS701 family transposase → MSVPKVFPSDYIDFLIASPKTYSGAEAARVQPAATDPPAHDAFTRLLTRLEPDPGTLWTEAEPQVRRTDGVLVVDDSTLDKPYARAIELVTRHWSGKHRAVVQGINLVSLLWTDGDRHIPCDYRIYDTADGRTKNDHFGDMIRAAYARGLKPRCVVFDGWYGSLDNLTLIRNCGWTWLTRLKSNRLVNKDRQGTRALKDTALAATGTQVWLPGFGLVTVFGIATPDGGTVYWATNDRSMTDLTRLQLAQFSWAIEHYHRGIKQCTGVERCQCRKARAQRNHIGLALRAFLRFEAHCFARGVRWVEAKTAIIRDAVRSYLARPHITFPIARTA, encoded by the coding sequence ATGAGCGTGCCCAAGGTGTTCCCGAGCGACTACATCGATTTCCTGATCGCGAGCCCGAAGACGTACTCGGGGGCCGAAGCCGCGCGTGTGCAGCCGGCGGCCACGGACCCACCGGCCCACGACGCGTTTACCCGACTCCTCACCCGGCTGGAACCGGACCCGGGCACCCTTTGGACCGAAGCCGAACCCCAGGTGCGGCGCACCGACGGGGTGCTGGTGGTGGACGACTCGACCCTGGACAAGCCGTATGCCAGAGCCATCGAATTGGTGACCCGGCATTGGTCCGGCAAGCACCGCGCGGTCGTTCAGGGGATCAACCTGGTGTCCCTGCTGTGGACCGACGGGGACCGCCACATCCCGTGTGACTACCGGATCTACGACACGGCCGACGGGCGCACCAAGAACGACCACTTCGGGGACATGATCCGGGCCGCGTACGCCCGCGGCTTGAAGCCCCGGTGCGTGGTGTTCGACGGGTGGTACGGCAGCTTGGACAACCTCACGTTGATCCGCAACTGCGGGTGGACCTGGCTCACCCGGCTCAAGTCGAACCGGTTGGTGAACAAGGACCGGCAGGGCACCCGGGCCCTGAAGGATACGGCGCTCGCGGCCACGGGCACACAGGTTTGGTTGCCCGGGTTCGGGTTGGTGACGGTATTCGGGATCGCCACCCCAGACGGGGGCACCGTGTACTGGGCTACCAACGACCGGTCCATGACGGACCTGACCCGATTGCAACTGGCCCAGTTCTCGTGGGCCATCGAGCACTACCACCGGGGCATCAAGCAATGCACCGGGGTCGAGCGGTGCCAATGCCGCAAGGCCCGCGCGCAACGGAACCACATCGGGTTGGCCCTGCGCGCGTTCCTCCGGTTCGAGGCCCATTGCTTCGCCCGAGGGGTCCGTTGGGTCGAGGCCAAGACGGCCATCATCCGAGACGCGGTCCGCAGTTACCTCGCGCGACCGCACATCACCTTCCCGATCGCCCGCACCGCGTAA
- a CDS encoding type II secretion system F family protein, with translation MELLALLSSSDLTPILVFVAIMAGTFWVLSLISNRNSQAEERLERIGRPKSLVEIEMSQAESRGRFKGLKDAFSNLGGVMEPGTELEKNSLRIKLANAGFRSENAAGVYQGIRVVCLVAFLLPALFFFLLKDGFTVKSIEWTVGLAGMGFYFPQIALWHLRTSRQKEIFLTLPDALDLLVVCVESGLGLDAALRKVTDEMKGHAKTICEEFSLANLQLQMGRPRREVLHDLGVRTGVDDVRSLAAILIQADRFGSSIAQALRVQSDSMRTRRRQLAEEKAAKTAVQLIFPLVLFIFPAIFVVLVGPAAIQIQKNLLSKGG, from the coding sequence GTGGAACTGCTCGCGCTCCTGTCCTCCTCGGACCTGACCCCGATCCTCGTCTTCGTCGCGATCATGGCGGGGACGTTCTGGGTGCTCTCGCTGATCTCCAACCGCAACAGCCAGGCGGAGGAGCGGCTCGAGCGCATCGGCCGGCCCAAGTCGCTGGTCGAGATCGAAATGTCGCAGGCCGAGTCGCGCGGCCGGTTCAAGGGGCTCAAGGACGCCTTCAGCAACCTCGGCGGGGTGATGGAGCCCGGGACCGAGCTGGAAAAAAATTCACTCCGGATCAAGTTGGCCAACGCCGGGTTCCGGAGCGAGAACGCGGCGGGCGTGTACCAGGGCATCCGCGTAGTTTGCCTAGTCGCGTTCCTTCTTCCGGCCCTTTTCTTTTTCTTGCTCAAAGACGGCTTCACCGTGAAGTCGATTGAATGGACTGTGGGGCTCGCGGGCATGGGGTTCTACTTCCCACAGATCGCGCTCTGGCACCTGCGGACGAGCCGGCAGAAGGAGATCTTCCTCACCCTGCCGGACGCGCTCGACCTGTTGGTGGTGTGCGTCGAGTCCGGGCTCGGCCTGGACGCGGCCCTGCGGAAGGTGACCGACGAGATGAAGGGGCACGCGAAGACCATCTGTGAGGAGTTCTCGCTCGCGAACCTCCAGTTGCAGATGGGGCGCCCCCGGCGCGAGGTGCTCCACGACCTCGGCGTGCGGACCGGGGTGGACGACGTCCGGAGCCTGGCGGCGATCCTGATCCAGGCCGACCGGTTCGGTTCGAGTATCGCCCAGGCGCTGCGGGTCCAGTCCGACTCGATGCGGACCCGGCGGCGCCAACTGGCCGAGGAAAAGGCGGCGAAGACGGCGGTGCAACTGATCTTCCCGCTGGTACTGTTCATCTTCCCGGCGATCTTCGTGGTTCTGGTCGGCCCCGCGGCCATCCAGATCCAGAAGAACCTGTTGAGTAAGGGTGGTTAA
- a CDS encoding cupin domain-containing protein — MEKVNLAEKLALISDHWNPRVVGDLNGQHVKLVKFRGEFVWHKHDHEDELFLVVRGRFTMEFRDRTVPVSEGEFLVVPRGVEHRPVAEEEVSVLLFEPATTLNTGNVRNERTVEHPDRI; from the coding sequence GTGGAGAAGGTGAACCTTGCTGAGAAATTGGCGCTGATTTCCGACCACTGGAATCCGAGGGTGGTCGGCGACCTGAACGGCCAGCACGTCAAACTGGTCAAGTTCCGGGGTGAGTTTGTGTGGCACAAGCACGACCATGAAGACGAACTGTTCCTCGTCGTGCGGGGGCGGTTCACGATGGAGTTCCGAGACCGCACGGTGCCCGTGAGCGAGGGCGAATTCCTGGTAGTGCCTCGAGGCGTCGAGCACCGCCCGGTCGCCGAGGAGGAAGTCAGCGTCCTGCTGTTTGAACCGGCGACGACACTGAACACCGGCAACGTGCGCAACGAGCGAACGGTCGAGCATCCCGACCGCATCTGA
- a CDS encoding type II secretion system F family protein: protein MNPILLPILIGGLVIAMVAMMYIALRRGDEGAAADRLDQLVGRNSRKDSSADMLLKQALQEVDRKTLMDKLMPEAFNLTKTFEQADCNIKPSALFGISLGLGVLGAALSIWLVNMYVLPLGAVLFFALPWVWLYTKRAGRLKKFAAQLPDAMELVARALRAGHSLAAGMHVVAEEMPAPISKEFGRVYEEQNLGIPLEEALKGMCDRVPNLDLRFFVTSVAIQRQTGGDLAEILDRIGHVIRERFKILGQVKALTAEGRLSGIVLIALPIGLFVMMLWMKPDYVETLWKDPMGIKMSIGAIVLMLIGSFAIKKIVDIKV from the coding sequence ATGAACCCGATTCTCCTCCCGATCCTGATCGGCGGCTTGGTGATCGCGATGGTCGCCATGATGTACATCGCGCTCCGGCGGGGCGACGAGGGCGCGGCCGCGGACCGGCTCGACCAACTGGTCGGGCGGAACTCGCGGAAGGACTCCTCGGCCGACATGCTGCTGAAGCAGGCGCTCCAGGAGGTGGACCGCAAGACGCTCATGGACAAGCTGATGCCGGAGGCCTTCAACCTCACGAAGACCTTCGAGCAGGCGGACTGCAACATCAAGCCCAGTGCCCTGTTCGGGATCTCGCTCGGGCTGGGCGTGCTGGGCGCGGCCCTGAGCATCTGGCTCGTGAACATGTACGTGCTGCCGCTCGGCGCGGTCCTGTTCTTCGCGCTGCCCTGGGTGTGGCTGTACACCAAGCGCGCCGGGCGCCTGAAGAAGTTCGCGGCCCAGTTGCCCGACGCGATGGAACTCGTCGCCCGCGCGCTGCGGGCCGGGCACTCGCTGGCCGCCGGGATGCACGTGGTGGCCGAGGAAATGCCGGCCCCGATCTCCAAGGAGTTCGGCCGGGTGTACGAGGAGCAGAACCTGGGCATCCCGCTGGAAGAGGCGCTCAAGGGGATGTGCGACCGGGTACCGAACCTGGACCTCCGGTTCTTCGTGACCAGCGTCGCGATCCAGCGCCAGACGGGCGGCGACTTGGCCGAGATCCTCGACCGCATCGGGCACGTGATCCGCGAGCGGTTCAAGATCCTGGGCCAAGTGAAGGCCCTGACCGCGGAAGGGCGGCTCTCGGGCATCGTGCTCATCGCCCTGCCGATCGGCCTGTTCGTCATGATGCTGTGGATGAAGCCGGACTACGTGGAGACGCTCTGGAAGGACCCGATGGGGATCAAGATGTCGATCGGGGCCATCGTGCTCATGCTGATCGGCTCGTTCGCCATCAAGAAGATCGTGGACATCAAGGTCTGA
- a CDS encoding tetratricopeptide repeat protein: protein MDGRFCLKCFALGFALAGAIGCNRNNVQPSPFGQMPNTNGAPNPLTPTGGKSMWGGSGSNAPPPSVPVEFTPAASNKPASADALVAISDVRLDAAFDEKTVPGSKESLLDLAREGYQKALKQEPKNKSALLGIARFYGRIGEKEKAIEAYKKYLTLYPNDASAAHEVAVTHARWKDWAGACSWCEFTLKIDPENRNVKKTLGFCLARAGKWDEAFAMLCQIMPEAQARHNLAGLLDHMGHADASKSQLQLAVKADPNYAPARDFLAELDQPRVGTADPSVRQTGDLQPAP from the coding sequence ATGGACGGCCGATTTTGTCTCAAGTGCTTCGCGCTCGGCTTCGCGCTCGCCGGCGCGATCGGGTGTAACCGGAACAACGTGCAACCGAGCCCGTTCGGTCAGATGCCGAACACCAACGGCGCCCCGAACCCGTTGACGCCCACCGGCGGCAAATCCATGTGGGGCGGGAGCGGCTCCAACGCGCCGCCCCCCTCCGTTCCGGTCGAATTCACTCCCGCTGCTTCTAACAAGCCGGCCTCCGCGGACGCACTGGTCGCGATCTCGGACGTGCGCCTCGACGCCGCGTTCGACGAGAAGACCGTGCCCGGGAGCAAGGAATCGCTGCTCGACCTGGCCCGCGAGGGGTACCAAAAGGCCCTGAAACAGGAGCCGAAGAACAAGAGCGCGCTGCTCGGGATCGCCCGGTTCTACGGCCGGATCGGTGAGAAGGAAAAGGCGATCGAGGCGTACAAGAAGTACCTGACACTGTACCCGAACGACGCGAGCGCGGCCCACGAGGTCGCCGTCACCCACGCCCGCTGGAAGGACTGGGCCGGTGCGTGTTCGTGGTGCGAGTTCACGCTGAAGATCGACCCGGAGAACCGCAACGTCAAGAAGACGCTCGGGTTCTGCCTGGCCCGCGCCGGGAAGTGGGACGAGGCGTTCGCGATGCTGTGCCAGATCATGCCGGAAGCCCAGGCCCGGCACAACCTCGCGGGGCTGCTCGACCACATGGGCCACGCGGACGCGAGCAAGTCGCAGTTGCAGCTCGCGGTGAAGGCCGACCCGAACTACGCTCCGGCCCGCGACTTCCTCGCCGAACTCGACCAACCGCGAGTCGGCACCGCGGACCCGAGCGTGAGGCAAACCGGCGACCTCCAGCCCGCGCCGTGA
- a CDS encoding P-loop NTPase family protein: MSLSRQAMADWDGNPAPEAPLLPESLKESGLTLGFICDMLLRTIYTRGVMVGRDLGQYLCLPFKVIRDPLKFLKDEKLIQVDGGDLVGEVSYRFSLTDLGRERAKAAMEQCAYIGPAPVPLEDYVEQCYRQTVTGLQCYPEALKAPFGHLVLKEEMFNNIGPAIISGRSVFIYGPPGNGKTAMARAIGDFMNTAGGSIYIPYAFVADNNIITVFDPSLHVIDDTATEYGDDADATVRKLLSTGAVDQRWVRIRRPVIVTGGELNLQMLDLRYNSEAKFYQAPIHFKANGGVFLIDDFGRQLVSPKDLLNRWILPLEDRHDFLTVASGKKFQVPFEQLIIFSTNLDPKALVDDAFLRRIRHKVGIQAPQRDVYERIFAANCKRLGMNYDGGAVDFLYERYYSRGRVPRASDCRDLLETVQSICRYRRQPVHLTRDLMAEASASFIAEFT, encoded by the coding sequence ATGTCACTGAGCCGGCAAGCGATGGCGGACTGGGACGGCAACCCGGCGCCCGAGGCCCCGCTGTTGCCGGAATCGCTCAAAGAGTCCGGGCTGACGCTCGGGTTCATCTGCGACATGCTGCTCCGCACGATCTACACCCGCGGGGTAATGGTCGGGCGCGACCTGGGGCAGTACCTGTGCCTCCCGTTCAAGGTGATCCGCGATCCGCTCAAATTCTTGAAGGACGAGAAGTTAATTCAAGTCGACGGGGGCGACCTCGTCGGCGAGGTGAGCTACCGGTTCAGCCTCACGGACCTCGGGCGCGAGCGCGCAAAAGCCGCGATGGAACAGTGCGCGTACATCGGCCCGGCCCCGGTGCCGCTCGAGGACTACGTCGAGCAGTGCTACCGGCAGACCGTCACCGGGCTGCAGTGCTACCCGGAGGCGCTGAAGGCCCCGTTCGGGCACCTGGTGCTCAAAGAGGAGATGTTCAACAACATCGGACCGGCGATCATCAGTGGCCGGAGCGTGTTCATCTACGGCCCCCCGGGTAACGGGAAGACCGCGATGGCCCGGGCCATCGGTGACTTCATGAACACCGCCGGCGGGTCGATCTACATCCCCTATGCGTTCGTCGCCGATAACAACATTATCACGGTGTTCGACCCGTCGCTCCACGTCATCGACGACACCGCGACCGAGTACGGCGACGACGCCGACGCCACCGTGCGCAAGCTGCTCTCGACCGGCGCGGTGGACCAGCGCTGGGTCCGCATCCGGCGCCCGGTTATCGTGACCGGCGGTGAACTGAACCTGCAGATGCTCGACCTCCGGTACAACTCCGAGGCGAAGTTCTACCAGGCCCCGATCCACTTCAAGGCCAACGGGGGCGTGTTCCTCATCGACGACTTCGGGCGCCAGCTTGTTAGCCCGAAGGACTTGCTGAACCGGTGGATTCTGCCCCTCGAGGACCGGCACGACTTCCTCACGGTGGCGAGCGGGAAGAAGTTCCAGGTGCCGTTCGAGCAGCTCATCATTTTCAGCACGAACCTGGACCCGAAGGCCCTGGTGGACGACGCCTTCCTCCGCCGCATCCGGCACAAGGTGGGCATCCAGGCCCCGCAGCGGGACGTGTACGAGCGCATCTTCGCCGCGAACTGCAAGCGCCTGGGGATGAACTACGACGGGGGGGCGGTGGACTTCCTGTACGAGCGCTACTACTCCCGCGGGCGCGTGCCGCGCGCGTCCGACTGTCGCGATTTGCTGGAAACGGTCCAGTCGATTTGCCGATACAGACGGCAACCCGTGCATCTTACGCGCGACCTGATGGCGGAGGCGTCGGCGAGCTTTATCGCCGAATTCACCTGA
- a CDS encoding S9 family peptidase, with protein MYCRSLLLVALFAAPVVGQPQQSDPTKLTLDRMFASDDFKGEDVPSVKWLEGGAYTTLQPSKTQKGASDLVRVDSTGKSEVLVAAEKLVPPGTKEPIAVHGYELSKDLDLVLIFTNSVKVWRQNTRGDYWAFRRSTNTLTKLGGDAKPSTLMFAKVSPDGTRVGYVRENNIFVEPIAGGPATQLTADGSERIINGTFDWVYEEEFFCRDGWRWSPDGKQIAYWQLDTRGVKTFTLVDNTSGTYQSLKTFAYPKTGERNSACRVGVVAATGGATKWIDVPGDTRTDSYIPRMAWAGNSNELVLQRVNRLQNAVDVMLADVTSGRTRTALTERDGAWVDVHDDAVEWVEKGSAFTWVGERDGWRHLYVATRDGTTVRRVTSGAFDVIRVAHVSEKSGHVYYLAAPDNPTQHYLYRAALNGAGTPTRLTPADQPGWHDYDVSPDGEFAVHTYSSFGRPPRVELITLPEHKVVRTFATNDALRATVAKLAQTPVEFFQADAGDGVKLNGWLMKPANFDPAKKYPLVFHVYGEPAGQLVVDRWGGRQHLWHLMLTQQGYVVACVDNRGTPAPRGRDWRKSVYRKIGVLASADQAAAARDLLKQRPYLDATRVGVWGWSGGGSMTLNLLFRHPDLYRTGMSVAPVPDMRLYDTIYQERYMGLPQDNSEDYARGSPITHAAGLKGNLLVVHGTGDDNVHYQGAEKLANKLIELNKPFTLMAYPNRSHSINEGKNTSRHLYSLLTRYLNDNLPAGPK; from the coding sequence ATGTACTGCCGTTCGTTGCTGCTCGTTGCGCTGTTTGCGGCCCCCGTCGTCGGGCAACCGCAACAATCTGATCCGACCAAGCTAACACTCGACCGGATGTTCGCTTCCGACGACTTCAAAGGGGAAGACGTCCCGTCGGTGAAGTGGCTCGAAGGCGGGGCGTACACGACCCTTCAGCCGTCGAAGACGCAGAAGGGCGCGAGCGACCTCGTCCGGGTCGATTCGACGGGGAAGAGTGAGGTGCTCGTTGCGGCCGAGAAGCTCGTCCCGCCCGGAACGAAGGAGCCGATCGCGGTTCACGGGTACGAGCTGTCGAAGGACCTCGATCTGGTGCTGATCTTCACCAACTCCGTGAAGGTGTGGCGGCAGAACACGCGCGGCGATTACTGGGCCTTCCGCCGGTCCACGAACACGCTGACCAAACTCGGTGGCGACGCCAAGCCCTCGACGCTCATGTTCGCGAAGGTGTCCCCGGACGGCACCCGCGTCGGGTACGTCCGCGAGAACAATATTTTCGTCGAACCGATCGCCGGCGGACCGGCGACGCAGCTCACCGCGGACGGATCGGAACGAATCATCAACGGCACCTTCGACTGGGTGTACGAGGAAGAATTTTTCTGTCGCGACGGGTGGCGGTGGAGTCCCGACGGGAAGCAGATCGCGTACTGGCAACTCGACACCCGGGGCGTGAAGACGTTCACACTCGTGGACAACACGAGCGGAACCTATCAGTCCCTCAAGACGTTCGCGTACCCCAAAACCGGGGAGCGAAATTCCGCGTGCCGCGTGGGTGTCGTGGCTGCGACCGGCGGAGCGACGAAGTGGATTGATGTTCCCGGGGACACCCGCACGGACTCCTACATCCCGCGGATGGCGTGGGCCGGGAACTCGAACGAACTGGTGCTCCAGCGCGTCAACCGGCTCCAGAACGCGGTGGACGTGATGCTCGCCGACGTCACGAGCGGGCGGACGCGAACCGCCCTCACCGAGCGCGACGGAGCGTGGGTGGACGTCCACGACGACGCGGTCGAATGGGTCGAGAAGGGGAGCGCCTTCACGTGGGTGGGCGAGCGCGACGGGTGGCGGCACCTGTACGTCGCGACCCGCGACGGGACGACCGTGCGCCGCGTGACGAGCGGGGCCTTCGATGTGATTCGCGTTGCGCACGTCAGCGAGAAATCGGGGCATGTGTACTATCTGGCGGCTCCGGACAATCCGACTCAGCACTACCTCTACCGCGCGGCCCTGAACGGCGCCGGCACACCCACGCGATTGACACCGGCGGACCAACCGGGGTGGCACGACTACGACGTCTCGCCCGACGGCGAGTTCGCGGTCCACACGTATTCGTCGTTCGGCCGCCCCCCGCGAGTGGAACTGATCACGTTGCCCGAGCACAAGGTCGTCCGCACGTTCGCGACCAACGATGCGCTCCGCGCGACTGTAGCGAAACTGGCCCAAACGCCGGTCGAGTTCTTCCAGGCCGATGCCGGCGACGGCGTGAAGTTGAACGGGTGGCTGATGAAACCGGCGAACTTCGACCCGGCGAAGAAATACCCGCTCGTGTTTCACGTGTACGGCGAACCCGCGGGGCAACTGGTGGTCGACCGCTGGGGCGGGCGGCAGCACCTGTGGCACCTGATGCTGACGCAGCAGGGGTACGTGGTGGCGTGTGTGGACAATCGCGGGACGCCGGCTCCGCGCGGGCGCGACTGGCGCAAGTCGGTGTACAGGAAGATTGGTGTGCTCGCTTCGGCGGATCAGGCGGCTGCCGCACGCGACCTACTTAAGCAGCGCCCGTACCTGGACGCGACGCGGGTTGGCGTGTGGGGTTGGAGCGGCGGCGGATCGATGACACTGAACTTGCTGTTCCGGCACCCGGACCTGTATCGCACGGGGATGTCGGTGGCTCCGGTGCCGGACATGCGCCTGTACGACACGATCTACCAGGAGCGGTACATGGGGCTCCCGCAAGATAACTCCGAGGACTACGCACGCGGGTCGCCCATCACCCACGCGGCCGGGCTGAAGGGGAACCTGCTCGTGGTTCACGGTACCGGCGACGACAACGTTCACTATCAGGGCGCGGAGAAGCTCGCAAATAAGCTGATCGAGTTGAACAAGCCGTTCACGCTGATGGCGTACCCGAACCGCAGTCACTCGATCAACGAGGGGAAAAACACGAGCCGCCACCTGTACTCGCTGCTGACGCGGTACCTCAACGACAACCTCCCCGCTGGTCCGAAGTGA
- a CDS encoding CHAT domain-containing protein — MPVTTKTVLELDLVGYSTIAAALQDGLGVETSLTLNRQIQEFVDVGLVAAGVTRKAAVVQTTGDGAILIFDQPTQAHTFAEAVQQAARAHCDSKPVGIGKRAFRIGIATGELVLERKTKAEGGGFEIGGMTIARAVRLEAKARPGEVLCDATTFAGLTAEQQKQYSGVEVVAGKRNEMFEAHRAALNPNGAKDAEFFTGSLTQPTTEAVSSKPVPAVQGDKSNRKEILALFGELKSHQFDELIFLLDMPFKLRPSGGLNLEARKDAILNWATEEHRLDTLLDELRELVSAPLPIPKAVMEPANRSLQIVKFEFVLDTPLESFSESHFLLALVELGFDISRVRIIEIRSGSTIVQIEGDQTALQRALALLEAGGILCDVFVRKTRLREVRWQVEGQPRVLRFAPFERRKAVPTTPVLPSTARNSTECKVVVFAANPAGTSALALDEEIREITAKIRASHSRDAIRLSSRWAVRPDDLLQTLNEEMPHVVQFSGHGSKAGELVLLDKNGYPKTVSQAALSHLFQTMKGNIRLVVLNACYSRLQAEAIVKHIDCAIGTSDEIGDDGAIVFASSFYRALGFGSSVKDAFEQGKAALLLEGMPEKEFPELLSRQGVNPAQVYLLNPT; from the coding sequence ATGCCCGTGACGACCAAGACCGTTCTCGAGCTCGATCTTGTCGGTTACAGTACCATCGCTGCTGCTCTGCAAGACGGATTGGGGGTTGAAACGAGTCTAACGCTCAACAGGCAAATTCAGGAGTTCGTTGATGTGGGCCTCGTCGCTGCTGGTGTGACTCGCAAGGCTGCAGTGGTGCAAACCACCGGCGACGGCGCAATACTCATTTTCGACCAGCCAACTCAGGCTCATACCTTTGCTGAGGCTGTGCAGCAGGCTGCCCGCGCACACTGCGATAGTAAACCTGTGGGTATTGGTAAGCGTGCGTTCCGCATTGGGATTGCCACGGGTGAGTTGGTGCTGGAGCGCAAGACCAAAGCAGAGGGTGGCGGTTTCGAGATCGGTGGCATGACCATCGCACGTGCCGTTCGGCTGGAGGCGAAGGCTCGTCCTGGTGAGGTACTCTGTGACGCCACGACATTCGCCGGGTTGACAGCCGAACAGCAAAAACAATATTCCGGAGTAGAAGTCGTCGCCGGGAAGCGCAATGAGATGTTCGAAGCGCACCGTGCCGCCCTTAACCCCAATGGGGCAAAGGACGCAGAATTTTTTACAGGTTCGCTGACACAACCAACGACGGAAGCCGTATCATCAAAGCCCGTGCCCGCAGTGCAAGGAGACAAGTCAAACCGAAAAGAGATCCTCGCGCTGTTCGGGGAGTTGAAATCACATCAGTTCGATGAACTAATTTTTCTGTTGGACATGCCGTTCAAGTTGCGCCCTTCCGGCGGGCTCAATCTCGAAGCACGGAAAGATGCGATACTCAACTGGGCTACCGAAGAACATAGACTCGATACGCTTTTGGACGAGTTGCGCGAGCTTGTAAGTGCCCCCCTACCCATTCCTAAAGCAGTCATGGAGCCAGCGAATCGAAGTTTGCAGATCGTAAAATTCGAGTTCGTTCTCGACACGCCTCTCGAATCATTCAGTGAGTCGCATTTTCTCCTCGCTCTCGTGGAACTCGGGTTTGATATTTCTCGTGTGAGGATCATCGAAATTCGTAGCGGGAGTACCATCGTTCAAATTGAGGGCGATCAGACAGCACTCCAGCGCGCACTCGCTCTCTTGGAGGCGGGTGGTATCCTGTGCGATGTCTTTGTCCGCAAGACTCGGTTGCGCGAGGTCCGCTGGCAAGTCGAGGGCCAGCCGCGGGTGCTCAGATTCGCTCCCTTTGAACGGCGAAAAGCTGTCCCGACTACTCCAGTATTGCCTTCCACCGCTCGGAATTCGACGGAGTGCAAGGTCGTTGTCTTTGCCGCCAACCCAGCCGGAACAAGTGCGCTCGCGCTCGACGAAGAAATCAGGGAGATCACGGCGAAAATTCGCGCCTCGCATTCCCGCGATGCGATTCGACTCAGCTCTCGGTGGGCCGTTCGCCCTGACGACTTGCTTCAAACTCTGAACGAAGAAATGCCCCATGTGGTGCAGTTCAGTGGTCACGGCTCGAAAGCTGGTGAGCTTGTCTTGCTGGACAAGAACGGTTATCCCAAAACCGTTTCTCAAGCTGCGTTAAGTCACCTCTTTCAAACCATGAAAGGGAACATTCGGCTGGTCGTACTAAATGCCTGCTACTCCCGACTTCAGGCTGAGGCGATCGTCAAACATATCGACTGCGCGATCGGAACAAGCGATGAAATTGGAGATGATGGCGCAATTGTCTTTGCATCGTCATTCTATCGTGCATTGGGGTTCGGCTCATCGGTGAAAGACGCGTTCGAACAAGGTAAAGCGGCTCTACTCCTCGAAGGCATGCCGGAGAAGGAATTTCCTGAGCTGCTCTCGCGTCAGGGAGTCAACCCGGCCCAGGTATATCTGCTAAACCCCACTTAG
- a CDS encoding class I SAM-dependent methyltransferase — MKSSVDDIRQRFDADVERFSNLETGQSATVDAALAMTLVAQAAAATTPHARHVLDVGCGAGNYTLKLLQHIPNLDVTLIDLSRPMLDRATERVSRATSGTVTALQGDIREVELGDGRFDIVVAAAVLHHLRADDEWRSVFTAIYRALRPGGSVWVFDLVESSILAVQCLMWDRYGEYLSALKDEAYRDHVFAYVEQEDTPRPLTFQLDLLRDVGFVQVDVLHKNVCFAAFGAVKAAV; from the coding sequence ATGAAATCGTCAGTCGATGACATCCGACAGCGATTCGACGCCGATGTCGAGCGGTTCAGCAATCTCGAAACCGGGCAGTCGGCGACCGTCGATGCGGCGCTGGCGATGACGCTCGTTGCTCAAGCCGCAGCCGCAACCACCCCGCACGCTCGACACGTCCTTGATGTGGGGTGTGGGGCCGGGAACTACACGCTCAAGTTGCTCCAACATATCCCCAACTTGGACGTGACGCTCATTGACCTGAGCCGGCCCATGCTCGACCGGGCGACCGAGCGCGTGAGCCGGGCCACGAGCGGAACGGTTACGGCGCTCCAAGGCGATATCCGGGAGGTGGAGCTTGGGGATGGGCGGTTCGATATCGTGGTCGCCGCTGCGGTGTTGCACCACCTACGCGCCGACGACGAATGGCGGTCGGTGTTCACCGCGATCTATCGGGCGCTGCGTCCGGGCGGGTCGGTGTGGGTGTTCGATCTGGTGGAGAGCTCGATCCTGGCGGTTCAGTGTTTGATGTGGGACCGGTACGGCGAGTACCTGTCGGCGTTGAAGGACGAGGCGTATCGAGATCACGTCTTCGCTTACGTCGAGCAAGAGGACACGCCGCGCCCCCTCACGTTCCAACTCGACCTGCTTCGAGACGTCGGGTTCGTTCAGGTCGATGTGCTCCACAAGAACGTCTGCTTTGCGGCGTTTGGGGCGGTGAAGGCCGCTGTCTAA
- a CDS encoding VOC family protein — translation MPQSISAVALVVHDYDEAIRFFTECLRFTLAEDTALTPDKRWVVVRPPGGGTALLLAKAVTPEQRARVGDQTGARVFLFLQTDDFWGDYRDMRERGVRFPEKPREEEYGTVAVFLDLYGNRWDLVSPRGLR, via the coding sequence GTGCCACAATCGATCTCTGCTGTTGCCCTGGTCGTCCACGACTACGATGAGGCGATCCGCTTTTTTACCGAGTGCCTGCGGTTCACGCTCGCCGAGGACACGGCCCTCACGCCCGACAAGCGGTGGGTTGTGGTGCGCCCGCCGGGTGGAGGCACGGCACTCCTGCTGGCGAAGGCCGTCACGCCGGAGCAGCGAGCACGAGTCGGGGACCAAACCGGTGCTCGGGTGTTCCTGTTCCTCCAGACAGACGACTTCTGGGGCGACTACCGCGATATGCGGGAGCGGGGCGTGCGGTTCCCCGAAAAACCGCGGGAAGAGGAGTATGGGACGGTCGCCGTGTTCCTCGACCTCTACGGCAACCGTTGGGATTTGGTGTCGCCCCGAGGGCTCCGTTAG